In Aureibaculum algae, the following are encoded in one genomic region:
- a CDS encoding 3-keto-disaccharide hydrolase: MKRLALLIIIVITNWSCEKQLKKEKEQDVEWRSLFNGKNLEGWIPKLYHYEVGDNYANTFRVVDGKIQVNYVGYDGEFGMRYGHLFFNESFSSYHLKFSYKFTDQWLEDAPHFTYRNSGVMFHSQDPKTILKEQNWPISVEYQILAAEKENEPRPTGNMCSPRTEVIFENKVDPRHCISSSSKTYPWNQWQNGELIVYKDSLIIHKVNGKEVLRYTKPHIGGDIITGYDPVIKVDGKPLTEGYIGLQSEGQGIEFKDIKIKNLE, from the coding sequence ATGAAAAGATTAGCCTTACTTATAATTATTGTTATTACAAATTGGTCTTGCGAAAAACAGTTAAAAAAAGAGAAAGAACAAGATGTAGAATGGCGAAGCCTTTTTAATGGTAAGAATTTGGAGGGATGGATTCCTAAATTGTATCATTATGAAGTTGGCGATAATTATGCGAATACGTTTAGGGTAGTAGATGGGAAGATTCAAGTAAATTATGTTGGTTATGACGGAGAGTTTGGAATGCGCTATGGTCACTTGTTTTTTAACGAATCTTTTTCATCCTATCATCTAAAATTCAGTTATAAATTTACAGACCAATGGCTAGAAGACGCTCCACATTTTACCTACAGAAATAGTGGTGTTATGTTTCATTCACAAGATCCAAAAACTATTTTAAAAGAACAAAATTGGCCTATTTCTGTAGAATATCAAATTCTAGCAGCAGAAAAAGAAAACGAGCCAAGACCAACTGGTAACATGTGTTCTCCAAGAACAGAAGTTATTTTTGAAAACAAAGTAGATCCGCGACACTGCATAAGCTCATCTTCTAAAACTTACCCATGGAATCAGTGGCAAAATGGGGAATTAATTGTGTACAAAGATTCTTTGATTATTCATAAAGTAAACGGAAAAGAAGTATTACGATATACCAAACCGCATATTGGTGGAGATATTATTACCGGTTATGATCCTGTAATAAAAGTAGATGGTAAACCTTTAACAGAAGGATATATTGGTTTGCAATCAGAAGGGCAAGGTATTGAGTTTAAAGATATAAAAATTAAAAACCTAGAATAA